Proteins encoded by one window of Actinomycetes bacterium:
- the tsaB gene encoding tRNA (adenosine(37)-N6)-threonylcarbamoyltransferase complex dimerization subunit type 1 TsaB: MLGIDTATAVTSVAVGTETGACAAVSVRHERAHAELLSPSVRWVLDRADLEPGSLGGIAVGIGPGLFTGLRVGVATAKALAQAWRLPMVAVPSLDLIAFAHRHTARTVCAVIDARRGELFAALYRHAPGGIQRLSRYAVLRPDRLAAELEARREDMLLVGSGVAAYAASFEHLDERVHLASHAGSAPSAEALIELALPRFHREEYTLPLDVSPMYLRRPDVDPAVERRLARSQGVGARQAPTAPGA, from the coding sequence GTGCTCGGCATCGACACCGCCACCGCCGTCACGAGCGTCGCCGTCGGCACGGAGACGGGCGCTTGCGCGGCGGTGTCCGTGCGTCATGAGCGCGCCCATGCGGAGCTGCTGTCGCCGTCGGTGCGCTGGGTGCTCGACCGGGCCGACCTCGAGCCGGGGTCGCTGGGTGGGATCGCGGTCGGCATCGGCCCGGGCCTGTTCACGGGCCTGCGGGTCGGGGTGGCGACCGCCAAGGCGCTCGCCCAGGCCTGGCGCCTGCCCATGGTGGCCGTGCCCAGCCTGGACCTGATCGCGTTCGCCCACCGGCACACGGCCCGTACCGTGTGCGCGGTCATCGACGCCAGGAGGGGCGAGCTGTTCGCCGCCCTGTACCGGCACGCGCCCGGGGGCATCCAGCGTCTGAGCAGGTACGCCGTGCTGCGCCCGGACCGGCTGGCCGCCGAGCTGGAAGCCCGGCGCGAGGACATGCTGCTGGTCGGCTCGGGCGTGGCGGCCTACGCCGCCAGCTTCGAGCACCTCGACGAGCGCGTCCACCTCGCGAGCCACGCCGGGTCCGCGCCCTCGGCCGAGGCCCTGATCGAGCTGGCCCTGCCCCGCTTCCACCGTGAGGAGTACACCCTGCCGCTGGACGTGTCCCCCATGTACCTCCGCCGGCCCGACGTCGACCCCGCGGTCGAGCGGCGGCTGGCCCGCTCCCAGGGGGTCGGGGCCCGCCAGGCCCCGACGGCGCCAGGAGCCTGA
- a CDS encoding PadR family transcriptional regulator, with protein sequence MHATGAMRGPWGGFGPGRAAWAAMAAGRRGPGSFGHGPRGGFLFGGPPFGGFPGPMFGRGPKVRRGDVRAATLAVLAERPLHGYQIIQEITERSGGVWRPSPGSVYPAVQQLEDEGLVRVEKQHGRRTVHLTDAGRAYVQEHQEELDAVWDTVTESVSDEVLELGDLAAQVGAAVTQVAHAGTASQVAEAGKVLADARRALYRILADGDPERGDQRPDGPGSV encoded by the coding sequence ATGCATGCGACAGGTGCGATGCGAGGGCCTTGGGGCGGTTTCGGACCGGGCCGGGCCGCATGGGCGGCGATGGCCGCCGGGCGCCGGGGGCCGGGGTCCTTCGGGCACGGCCCGCGGGGCGGGTTCCTGTTCGGCGGGCCGCCGTTTGGCGGCTTCCCAGGGCCGATGTTCGGGCGCGGTCCGAAGGTGCGGCGTGGCGACGTCCGCGCCGCCACGCTGGCCGTGCTGGCTGAGCGGCCGCTCCACGGCTACCAGATCATCCAGGAGATCACCGAGCGGAGCGGGGGAGTGTGGCGGCCAAGCCCGGGCTCGGTCTACCCGGCGGTCCAGCAGCTCGAGGACGAGGGCCTCGTGCGGGTCGAGAAGCAGCACGGGCGCCGCACGGTCCATCTCACCGACGCCGGGCGCGCATACGTGCAGGAGCACCAGGAGGAGCTCGACGCGGTCTGGGACACGGTGACCGAGAGCGTGAGCGACGAGGTGCTGGAGCTCGGCGACCTCGCCGCGCAGGTGGGCGCCGCCGTCACGCAGGTGGCCCACGCGGGGACCGCCAGCCAGGTCGCCGAGGCAGGCAAGGTCCTGGCCGATGCCCGCCGGGCACTGTACCGGATCCTCGCCGACGGTGATCCCGAGCGCGGCGACCAGCGCCCGGACGGCCCCGGCAGCGTCTGA
- a CDS encoding diguanylate cyclase produces the protein MARVLIVQAHEQSRSDTAAELHAEGHEVLEAESAERAVTVARDAEPEIILLDPMLPDRSGYEVYATLQRDPATVAIPVLFLSSPGRSRVTRALVGGLDITTRLGLALRTKTLHEELRLGDARLRSALLTDSLTGLANRRAVEERLRAASDTARSGAGPLSVALADLDEFTAVNEEWGYAVGDHMLQAFAGLLHESCRGEDVIGRYEGEAFLLILPGTRLDEAWYVAERVRERAAALGLALGATSGPQLSASFGVAEHREPDSWSDLLGRAVAALRRAKRAGRNRCEVA, from the coding sequence ATGGCACGGGTGCTGATCGTCCAGGCGCACGAGCAGTCTCGGTCCGACACCGCCGCCGAGCTGCACGCGGAGGGCCACGAGGTCCTCGAGGCGGAGTCGGCCGAGCGCGCGGTCACGGTCGCCCGCGACGCCGAACCGGAGATCATCCTGCTCGACCCGATGCTGCCCGACCGCTCCGGCTACGAGGTGTACGCCACCCTGCAGCGCGACCCGGCCACCGTGGCCATCCCGGTGCTGTTCCTCTCGAGCCCAGGGCGCAGCCGCGTCACCCGCGCGCTGGTCGGCGGGCTCGACATCACCACCCGGCTCGGCCTGGCCCTGCGCACCAAGACGCTGCACGAGGAGCTGCGGCTCGGGGACGCCCGCCTGCGCTCGGCCCTGCTCACCGACTCCCTGACCGGGCTCGCCAACCGGCGGGCGGTGGAGGAGCGGCTGCGGGCGGCCAGCGACACGGCCAGGTCGGGCGCCGGCCCGCTCTCGGTGGCCCTGGCCGACCTCGACGAGTTCACCGCGGTCAACGAGGAGTGGGGCTACGCGGTCGGCGACCACATGCTGCAGGCGTTCGCGGGCCTGCTGCACGAGTCGTGCCGGGGCGAGGACGTGATCGGCCGCTACGAGGGCGAGGCGTTCCTGCTGATCCTGCCGGGCACCCGGCTCGACGAGGCTTGGTATGTGGCCGAGCGGGTCCGGGAGCGGGCCGCTGCCCTCGGCCTCGCGCTCGGCGCCACGTCCGGGCCGCAGCTCTCGGCCTCGTTCGGGGTGGCCGAGCACCGCGAGCCCGACTCCTGGAGCGACCTGCTCGGTCGCGCGGTAGCCGCCCTCAGGCGGGCCAAGCGGGCCGGCCGGAACCGCTGCGAGGTGGCCTGA